In Chiloscyllium plagiosum isolate BGI_BamShark_2017 unplaced genomic scaffold, ASM401019v2 scaf_10727, whole genome shotgun sequence, a genomic segment contains:
- the LOC122547133 gene encoding zinc finger protein 518A-like: MQSDQKNFVQTNEANAFAGAVSKRYYKKKLASSMKKDKGAAQKRARVPSMPSVTLNKNVNNQACQELKFKLKNVKIVLSRLDVQKSISPHLVANDSKISLTRCQTARKSMRTGGRTWVDHRNISFKDSSLPQSLDDVPKTSQGVAKDVLVKVLRFSCEKCKDSAEYNPKQLLKHYQELHAADLPVYPCELCSFTANDFQTLSQHRLKHRTPLLKCEVCNDGKMYTLQELRKHLNWKHGVNGNFRCEKCRFSTKDQGTFIQHIHRHDVIQYKCGKCEHVSYTKGEFQRHLVVHTGAFPFCCQYCKYGATRKDYIIKHINAVHKSLTESSSSKPEMDSGQKGKLKSSAGLKLVLKRYKNGVSRKVQWRKKRQILHLSTTKDNAKRSDDATKKFSHPVQQSPVVDVSLNEKVVGPKDINIEKDDILRPKSTASTPQKSADANSSKQTAIKIVPFRPPVLILKNKLSVPPNYSAQFMGFKVVNGKQHLVLKLIPTSKQNVSASDSQNKAGNDGSLCLPQNTGNSDAKLPCTQTSHANAEFIRLSNIMTNQPPVLMVTDNSTAPKIQTSVPQLSHKLSVTNDKLAQVKAIEPSIIGMSSSLTGKLLLPTSSLNLIESTINKGRPDNQIKQNKTSTPENSSISDSSSSLTFVSSTSSQISSKGLQCLMEQASSGKVMSQSDSDASLHTIKGCHLPFIHNYAKVKVSASNESCDLMMQGDSSKPVTISQPSVVLPQSTFKDESSSGQPPKMEAHGIHMSSLQQLQCIVTSQASINSKYDPFNGKVSTASTSSSSKPPSTSISSQLLLGCQNPGMNEFNSPMILQMLEPSEIVEESDIDRKPVASKNISHSSTVPTSSTTSSSNSFSASSQLGAETLNPRCDDLSSNPIVDCNINSCCAVLSTVVSDQSIYSNNVEEPNQVNYDKCLHNVHSIEVPISEKCESETLKVSEMEFKNVHEMQNGQNCMSVQGQHKLKCISNWSSTTDRISSLEGNTRFQNIKVDETISSISSGSQGEILDSCRSESFSEKSTCVSKPDVEMMDCSINDNQGHSVTAEGFLEEQVNDRSVSPVMPRITSVFSLQTGDGMSCLAPEENQLLLDALKATSVFENFCSGSQCPQSSPPRFPEKQTSTFSATNKMDLHNYSIKQNCWATQLDSLNDSCVLGIDKSLGEKRTQQILSPSVSSNCTLPNVAKLNTLLKTHSAEIINQQLLKDAIRTSANGSSNSSIAPVTLLGPLRLAGIAKSVVIQPSQKGSAVPLHLTKQPRLQVVSGGSVPQPKVVTGNSASLPDKGSGLVLTFGNGALGAVASIVCGGNPQTLDRTNASTQGYTPVSDKIVQNTCSLTSDSRLDCMKTTPVNSLSFKDPLPKDPVSTVFDHHSYAKLTFDTNNSYTAEKGTLNINDQDKKKIIEPLENITSVSSNSPSIPLRHVTVLGCENSTNIENVSDQQTVVLQCIAKKPTETKREDAITNSSSMPEENGPFPKKIFLKFIKSPSGESGMKSNQFLTNSMAFHSDAAGDLTKSLQQPSQTVLFAGGSPCILMPVNKPVLSTPANDSILPQLSAQASFKLPIPPASRSSPIRSAEKRNASKVSSVSSQRSATKPICRWDDEKSDELWQPRKSCNEKLVFRYSKRLKKKLENSANPLKTVSSSFDELKETEQEQKTPQVKNIASKRSIVKTLRLVPFDHGQLIRCPRRNQPVIVLNHPDVDAPEVVNVMKTIKKCKGNVLKVVLSKRTISALLDACSSMQVAEKGFLLNQGKKIKPVSPVKERYVLKLKLKKTSKNNYQIVKNISNKAIEARFSCWFCGRIFDNQEDWVGHGQRHLMEATRDWNSLTCW; the protein is encoded by the coding sequence ATGCAATCTGACCAGAAAAACTTTGTACAAACTAATGAAGCAAATGCTTTTGCAGGTGCAGTTAGCAAGAGATACTATAAAAAGAAACTAGCTTCGTCAATGAAAAAGGACAAAGGAGCCGCACAAAAGCGTGCACGTGTTCCATCTATGCCTTCAGTGACTCTGAATAAGAATGTGAATAATCAGGCTTGTCAAGAGCTGAAATTTAAGCTTAAAAATGTAAAAATCGTTCTTTCAAGATTAGATGTGCAGAAAAGCATCTCTCCACACTTGGTTGCAAATGACAGTAAAATTTCACTAACTAGATGTCAAACTGCAAGAAAATCCATGAGGACGGGTGGCCGAACTTGGGTGGACCATCGGAATATTTCATTCAAGGATAGTTCTTTGCCGCAGTCATTGGATGATGTACCTAAAACTTCACAGGGGGTGGCAAAAGATGTACTAGTAAAGGTTCTACGTTTTAGCTGTGAAAAATGCAAAGATAGTGCTGAATACAACCCAAAACAGTTACTGAAACATTACCAGGAGTTGCATGCTGCAGATTTGCCTGTATATCCCTGTGAGTTATGTAGTTTTACTGCTAATGATTTTCAGACACTGAGCCAACACCGATTGAAACATCGCACTCCTCTTCTTAAGTGTGAAGTTTGCAATGATGGTAAAATGTATACTCTACAAGAGCTGAGAAAGCATCTAAATTGGAAACATGGTGTAAATGGTAATTTTCGCTGTGAAAAATGTCGGTTTTCTACGAAGGATCAAGGCACATTTATTCAACACATTCACAGACATGATGTGATTCAATACAAATGTGGTAAATGTGAGCATGTAAGTTATACAAAAGGTGAGTTTCAGAGACATCTTGTTgtacacacaggagcttttccctTTTGCTGTCAATACTGCAAATATGGTGCAACACGTAAAGACTATATCATAAAACACATTAATGCTGTCCACAAGAGCCTGACAGAAAGTAGCAGTTCAAAACCAGAAATGGATTCAGGTCAGAAAGGCAAATTGAAGAGTTCAGCGGGTCTGAAACTTGTtctgaaaagatataaaaatgggGTGTCTCGGAAAGtacagtggagaaagaaaagGCAAATACTGCATTTGTCAACTACAAAGGATAATGCTAAGAGATCTGATGATGCAACAAAAAAGTTTAGCCATCCAGTACAACAGTCTCCAGTTGTCGATGTGAGTTTAAATGAAAAAGTAGTTGGTCCCAAAGATATCAACATTGAGAAAGATGATATTCTGCGACCAAAGTCAACAGCTTCTACTCCACAGAAGTCAGCAGATGCAAATAGCTCTAAACAAACAGCTATAAAGATTGTTCCATTTCGGCCCCCTGTCCTAATACTAAAGAATAAGTTATCAGTGCCACCTAACTATAGTGCTCAATTTATGGGCTTCAAAGTTGTAAATGGCAAACAGCATTTGGTATTGAAGCTAATACCTACAAGTAAACAAAATGTAAGTGCTTCAGATTCTCAAAATAAAGCTGGTAATGATGGCTCTTTATGTTTGCCTCAGAACACAGGAAATTCagatgctaaattaccctgtacACAAACATCACATGCGAATGCAGAATTCATTAGATTATCAAATATTATGACAAATCAGCCTCCTGTATTAATGGTAACAGACAATTCTACAGCACCAAAGATACAAACATCAGTTCCACAGCTATCTCACAAACTTTCTGTAACGAATGATAAGCTTGCTCAAGTTAAGGCAATAGAGCCATCAATTATAGGCATGAGTTCATCTCTCACAGGCAAATTATTATTGCCAACATCATCTTTGAATCTAATTGAGTCCACAATAAACAAAGGTAGACCAGATAaccaaattaaacaaaacaagACTTCAACTCCAGAAAACTCTTCCATTTCAGATAGTTCTTCATCTCTGACGTTTGTATCTTCAACCAGTAGTCAAATTTCTTCAAAGGGATTGCAATGCTTAATGGAGCAGGCATCCAGTGGAAAAGTTATGTCTCAGTCAGACAGTGATGCTTCATTACATACCATAAAAGGTTGCCATTTACCTTTTATTCACAATTATGCTAAGGTGAAGGTTTCTGCATCAAATGAATCTTGTGACTTGATGATGCAGGGTGATAGTTCAAAGCCAGTGACAATCTCTCAACCATCAGTAGTCCTTCCTCAAAGTACCTTTAAAGATGAATCAAGCTCTGGGCAGCCACCCAAAATGGAAGCTCATGGAATTCATATGTCAAGCCTTCAGCAACTGCAGTGTATTGTAACATCTCAAGCCTCTATAAATTCAAAATATGATCCATTCAATGGAAAAGTTTCAACAGCTAGCACATCCAGTTCCAGCAAACCACCATCAACAAGCATTTCATCCCAGTTGCTGCTTGGCTGTCAAAATCCAGGTATGAATGAATTTAATTCGCCTATgattctgcaaatgctggaaccttctgaaattgttgaagaaTCTGATATAGACAGAAAACCAGTGGCATCAAAAAATATCTCTCACTCATCTACAGTACCTACAAGTTCTACAACATCAAGTTCTAATTCCTTTTCAGCTTCAAGTCAACTTGGAGCTGAAACCCTAAATCCAAGGTGTGATGATCTCTCTAGTAATCCTATTGTTGACTGCAACATTAATTCTTGCTGTGCAGTATTAAGCACAGTTGTTTCAGATCAAAGTATTTATTCTAACAATGTTGAGGAACCTAACCAAGTTAATTATGATAAATGTTTGCATAATGTACATTCTATAGAAGTACCAATATCGGAAAAATGTGAGTCTGAAACCTTAAAGGTTAGTGAAATGGAATTCAAAAATGTCCATGAAATGCAAAATGGCCAAAATTGTATGTCAGTGCAGGGACAACATAAGCTTAAGTGTATAAGTAATTGGTCCTCTACAACAGATCGGATATCTAGCTTGGAGGGAAATACTAGATTTCAAAATATCAAAGTGGATGAAACAATTTCTAGCATTAGCTCAGGTTCACAAGGAGAGATCCTGGATTCCTGTAGATCTGAATCATTTTCAGAAAAATCAACTTGTGTGAGTAAACCAGACGTAGAGATGATGGACTGTTCTATCAATGATAACCAGGGTCACAGTGTTACTGCAGAAGGCTTCTTGGAAGAGCAAGTTAATGATCGTAGTGTTTCCCCAGTAATGCCTAGAATTACATCTGTGTTCTCGTTGCAGACTGGGGATGGAATGAGTTGCTTGGCACCTGAAGAAAATCAGTTACTACTTGATGCATTGAAGGCCACCTCCGTATTTGAGAATTTTTGCAGTGGATCACAGTGTCCCCAAAGTAGTCCTCCTCGTTTTCCAGAAAAACAGACCAGTACGTTTTCTGCAACAAACAAAATGGATTTACATAATTATTCTATTAAGCAGAACTGTTGGGCTACGCAGTTGGACTCTCTAAATGACAGCTGTGTTTTAGGTATTGACAAATCTCTTGGTGAGAAAAGAACACAGCAGATCCTATCTCCATCTGTATCAAGTAATTGCACACTACCAAATGTTGCAAAATTGAACACACTGTTAAAGACTCATTCTGCTGAAATAATTAACCAGCAGTTGTTAAAGGATGCAATTCGTACTTCTGCTAATGGGAGCAGTAACTCTTCTATCGCACCTGTGACACTTCTAGGTCCTTTGCGCCTTGCTGGTATTGCTAAATCAGTTGTGATCCAACCATCACAGAAGGGTTCTGCAGTGCCCTTGCATTTGACAAAACAACCTAGATTGCAAGTAGTCTCTGGGGGATCAGTTCCGCAGCCAAAAGTTGTTACGGGAAACTCTGCCTCCCTGCCAGATAAGGGGTCAGGTTTAGTACTTACTTTTGGAAATGGAGCTCTTGGTGCAGTTGCTAGTATTGTTTGTGGTGGCAATCCTCAGACGTTGGATCGTACAAATGCCAGTACACAAGGATACACGCCGGTATCTGACAAAATCGTGCAAAATACATGTTCGTTAACCAGTGATTCCAGATTAGATTGCATGAAGACTACACCAGTAAACAGTTTGTCTTTCAAAGATCCTTTGCCTAAAGATCCTGTTTCCACTGTGTTTGACCATCATTCTTATGCAAAGCTGACTTTTGATACTAATAACAGTTATACAGCTGAGAAAGGCACATTAAACATAAATGAtcaggataaaaaaaaaattattgaaccACTTGAAAATATTACCTCTGTATCAAGTAATTCTCCCTCAATTCCATTAAGACATGTGACTGTTTTGGGTTGTGAGAACAGTACAAATATTGAAAATGTATCAGACCAACAAACTGTTGTGCTTCAGTGTATTGCAAAGAAACCTACTGAAACTAAACGTGAAGATGCTATTACAAATTCTAGTTCCATGCCTGAAGAAAATGGGCCATTTCCAAAAAAGATTTTCTTGAAATTTATTAAAAGTCCTAGTGGGGAGTCAGGAATGAAAAGCAATCAATTTCTGACAAATTCCATGGCATTTCACAGTGATGCTGCAGGTGACTTGACGAAGTCTTTACAGCAACCAAGTCAAACTGTGTTGTTTGCTGGTGGCTCTCCATGTATCCTGATGCCAGTGAATAAACCTGTGCTCTCAACTCCTGCAAATGACAGCATCCTTCCCCAACTCAGTGCTCAGGCTTCCTTTAAACTTCCTATTCCTCCAGCTTCCAGAAGTTCACCCATTCGATCCGCTGAGAAAAGAAATGCTAGTAAAGTCTCTTCAGTTTCGTCTCAGAGATCTGCAACAAAACCAATCTGCAGATGGGATGATGAGAAATCTGATGAACTGTGGCAGCCACGGAAATCATGTAATGAAAAGCTTGTTTTCAGATACAGCAAGCgactaaaaaaaaagttggaaaattCTGCAAATCCATTAAAAACAGTATCCAGTAGCTTTGATGAACTTAAAGAAACAGAGCAAGAACAAAAAACTCCTCAAGTTAAGAATATCGCATCTAAGCGTAGCATTGTGAAGACCCTAAGACTTGTACCTTTTGATCATGGGCAACTTATTAGATGTCCGAGAAGAAACCAACCTGTGATAGTGCTTAACCATCCTGATGTTGATGCCCCTGAAGTGGTTAATGTAATGAAAACCATTAAAAAGTGTAAAGGAAATGTTCTCAAAGTAGTTTTATCAAAAAGAACAATTAGTGCTTTGTTGGATGCTTGTAGCAGTATGCAAGTAGCTGAGAAAGGATTCCTCCTCAATCAGGGCAAAAAGATAAAACCGGTAAGCCCTGTCAAGGAAAGATATGTGCTGAAGTTAAAATTGAAAAAGACAAGCAAGAACAATTATCAGATTGTAAAAAACATTTCGAATAAAGCTATTGAAGCTAGATTCAGCTGCTGGTTTTGTGGTCGAATATTTGATAACCAGGAGGATTGGGTGGGTCATGGTCAACGTCACTTAATGGAAGCTACAAGAGATTGGAATAGCTTGACTTGTTGGTAA